From a region of the Paenibacillus segetis genome:
- a CDS encoding ABC transporter permease, translated as MQEVTAQPNAAPQLKIKKPQRSSELKKRIWRNKWLYVMLTPGVLYFIIFKYFPMYGLIISFQDYKPYKGIMGSEWVGLQHFQRLFTEADFLNILSNTLILFGMNLLFYFPVPIILALMLNELRGTFFKRFFQTLVYIPHFMSWVIIVSISFVMVTMDGGIINELLTYFGFEKVNFLLSPGWFRPMYIIQIIWREAGWGTIIYLASIAAIDPGLYEAARMDGAGRLRQIWHITLPAIRGVIVTLFILKIGSVLDLGFEHVYLLLNSMNREVAEIIDTYVYTAGMRQGKFSYSTAIGFFKSIIGLIMVMAVNKISKKMGEEGVY; from the coding sequence ATGCAGGAAGTCACCGCTCAGCCTAATGCTGCCCCTCAACTAAAGATCAAGAAACCCCAACGCAGCAGTGAACTTAAAAAGCGGATTTGGAGAAATAAATGGCTGTATGTCATGTTAACACCGGGAGTACTTTATTTTATCATTTTCAAATATTTTCCGATGTACGGCTTGATTATCTCTTTTCAAGATTACAAGCCCTATAAAGGAATCATGGGTAGTGAATGGGTTGGTTTGCAGCATTTTCAAAGGTTATTTACCGAAGCCGACTTCTTAAATATTTTAAGTAATACACTGATTCTGTTCGGAATGAATCTACTATTCTATTTTCCGGTCCCTATCATCCTGGCTTTAATGTTGAATGAACTCCGGGGTACATTTTTCAAAAGATTTTTTCAAACCTTAGTGTACATCCCCCATTTCATGTCATGGGTTATCATTGTTTCGATTTCGTTCGTTATGGTCACGATGGACGGAGGAATTATTAACGAGCTCTTGACCTATTTTGGATTTGAAAAAGTCAATTTCCTGCTTAGTCCCGGTTGGTTCAGACCTATGTATATTATTCAGATTATCTGGAGAGAAGCGGGCTGGGGAACTATTATCTATTTGGCTTCCATTGCTGCTATTGACCCTGGACTTTATGAGGCGGCACGTATGGACGGGGCGGGAAGACTGAGACAAATCTGGCATATCACGCTTCCGGCAATTCGAGGTGTTATTGTCACCTTGTTCATTTTGAAAATCGGTTCCGTTCTTGATCTTGGATTTGAACATGTATATCTATTACTTAATTCCATGAATCGGGAAGTTGCGGAAATTATTGATACGTATGTATACACCGCAGGTATGAGACAAGGCAAGTTTAGCTACAGTACGGCAATCGGATTCTTCAAATCCATTATTGGATTAATTATGGTCATGGCTGTAAATAAAATATCCAAAAAAATGGGCGAAGAAGGCGTTTATTGA
- a CDS encoding carbohydrate ABC transporter permease: MVEDRTIGGRIFAAINFTLLAIIALITVLPFIHVVAGSFTTSAELAANKFVLIPKVWSFEAYKFIFSTNTIFRAMGVSIGITLVGTLLSMFVTALMAYGLSRRDLDGRNIVNFLVVFTMLFHGGMIPTFLVVKELGLIDSYAALILPSTISAFNMIILRSFFQNIPEGLEESAKIDGCTDFGILFKIVLPLSLPAIATISLYYSVTYWNTYMNAILYLDDSAKWPIQVLLRQIVVLASGMDYSSTLDAAVPPPDQSLKMAVIVVATLPILMVYPFLQKHFAKGAMLGSMKG, encoded by the coding sequence ATGGTAGAGGACAGAACCATAGGTGGCAGAATATTTGCTGCTATTAACTTTACACTACTTGCAATTATTGCTTTGATTACGGTGCTTCCGTTCATTCATGTTGTGGCAGGTTCGTTCACGACAAGTGCGGAATTAGCGGCGAATAAATTCGTTTTGATTCCCAAAGTGTGGAGTTTTGAAGCATATAAGTTTATTTTCTCAACGAACACGATATTCAGAGCAATGGGTGTTTCGATTGGAATAACGCTTGTTGGTACTTTGCTAAGTATGTTTGTTACGGCACTGATGGCTTACGGTCTTTCTAGAAGGGATTTGGATGGACGTAATATCGTGAACTTCTTGGTTGTATTCACGATGTTATTCCATGGGGGAATGATTCCAACATTTTTGGTTGTCAAAGAATTAGGATTGATTGATTCTTATGCAGCGCTCATTCTTCCATCTACGATTAGTGCATTTAATATGATCATTCTTAGGAGCTTTTTTCAAAATATACCTGAGGGCCTGGAGGAATCAGCTAAGATCGATGGTTGCACCGATTTTGGCATATTATTCAAAATTGTATTACCACTATCTTTGCCAGCGATAGCAACGATCTCCTTATACTATTCGGTCACGTATTGGAATACTTACATGAACGCCATTCTGTATTTGGATGATAGTGCGAAATGGCCGATTCAAGTGTTATTGCGACAAATTGTTGTATTAGCCAGTGGCATGGATTATAGCTCTACACTGGATGCAGCGGTTCCACCACCGGATCAATCGCTTAAGATGGCTGTTATCGTTGTTGCAACTCTACCAATTTTAATGGTGTATCCATTCTTGCAGAAGCACTTTGCAAAAGGTGCGATGTTGGGTTCCATGAAGGGTTAG
- a CDS encoding glycoside hydrolase family 88/105 protein — protein sequence MTIRLPATPMDWAQKACDSLMDTYKAGELPPAHRWHYHQGVFLCGMELLWESLQEDRYIDYIQQYVDDLVDDNGNFYFARDELDAMQAGLLLFNLHERTGKLKYRIAADKLRNLLLTLNKTSDGGYWHKDKYPNQMWLDGLYMAGVFSLKYANVYGDRSLREEVLHQERLMRKHMKDEVTGLLYHAWDESRRMPWANSQSGCSPEFWCRSLGWYGLALSQFLDQLPVDDPGREEIGLTLRDFVYTLIRYQDKDSGLWYQVVDKGDQPENWLETSGSCLFIYTIAKAVKHGIVSDEVINAASRGYEGLIRVIQWDPQGRLVLPDICIGTSAGDYENYVTRPKVTNDLHGVGALIMACVEMQSLIHR from the coding sequence ATGACAATTCGCCTACCGGCGACACCTATGGATTGGGCCCAGAAGGCCTGCGATTCGTTAATGGACACTTACAAAGCGGGTGAACTTCCCCCAGCTCATCGTTGGCATTACCACCAAGGAGTTTTTCTCTGTGGGATGGAGCTCCTCTGGGAATCTCTCCAAGAGGATCGCTATATTGATTATATTCAGCAATATGTGGATGACCTGGTGGACGACAACGGGAATTTCTATTTTGCTCGAGATGAATTAGATGCAATGCAGGCCGGACTTCTGCTTTTTAATTTACATGAGCGGACGGGTAAGCTGAAGTATCGCATAGCTGCGGATAAGCTACGAAACTTGTTGCTAACTTTGAATAAAACCTCTGATGGTGGATATTGGCACAAAGATAAGTATCCGAATCAAATGTGGTTAGATGGGCTCTATATGGCTGGGGTATTCTCGTTGAAATATGCCAATGTATATGGAGATAGAAGCCTACGTGAAGAGGTATTACATCAAGAACGTCTCATGCGTAAGCATATGAAAGATGAAGTGACAGGTCTTTTGTACCATGCGTGGGATGAAAGTCGGCGAATGCCGTGGGCGAATTCACAGAGTGGATGTTCACCTGAATTCTGGTGCAGATCACTTGGATGGTATGGTCTAGCCTTATCTCAGTTTCTTGACCAGTTGCCTGTCGATGATCCGGGCCGAGAAGAAATTGGTTTAACGTTACGAGATTTCGTGTACACACTGATTCGTTATCAAGATAAGGATAGCGGTCTCTGGTACCAGGTAGTCGACAAAGGAGATCAACCTGAAAACTGGTTGGAGACTTCTGGTTCCTGTCTATTCATCTACACGATAGCCAAAGCAGTGAAGCACGGAATTGTAAGTGATGAAGTTATCAACGCTGCTTCGAGAGGGTACGAGGGTTTAATTCGAGTGATCCAATGGGACCCGCAGGGTAGATTAGTTCTACCAGATATTTGTATCGGTACTTCGGCGGGAGATTACGAGAACTATGTCACTCGTCCTAAGGTGACTAATGACTTGCATGGTGTAGGTGCCTTGATTATGGCATGCGTCGAAATGCAGTCTCTAATTCATAGGTAG
- a CDS encoding glycoside hydrolase family 88/105 protein gives MTYWGIKTAHSIMERCPKLYEDKDQHGKWSYDYGVVLRGFELLWKQTGEPKYLQFIQGNMDYFVQEDGSIWGYKVDEYNIDHLNNGKLLLSLYKETKQEKYRRAVALLREQLKSHPRTSEGAFWHKKIYPYQIWLDGLYMGAPFYLEYLLTFEAGQGLDDVTRQFILSNQHTRDSETGLLYHAWDEQHIQPWCDPQTGLSANFWGRSMGWYLMALVDVLELLPTQHSDYDKLVTILHGTLIALKKFQDAKTGVWYQVVDQGGRKGNYLEASASCMIVYAMAKGIRLGVLDDSWYETLDSAFLGLIIEFVLETKEGWVNLNKNCQVAGLGGADQRDGSYAYYISEPIVTNDQKGIGAFLQACAEYEQLRD, from the coding sequence ATGACATATTGGGGGATTAAGACAGCACATTCAATCATGGAACGTTGTCCAAAATTGTACGAAGACAAGGATCAACATGGTAAATGGTCCTATGACTACGGAGTTGTGTTGAGAGGATTTGAACTGCTGTGGAAGCAAACGGGGGAGCCTAAGTATCTTCAGTTCATTCAAGGGAATATGGATTATTTCGTCCAAGAGGATGGTTCCATATGGGGATACAAAGTGGATGAATACAATATTGATCACCTCAACAACGGCAAGTTATTGTTAAGCCTGTACAAAGAAACAAAGCAGGAGAAATATCGACGAGCAGTAGCGTTATTAAGAGAACAGCTCAAGTCACATCCGCGAACTTCTGAGGGGGCATTTTGGCACAAAAAAATATATCCTTATCAAATTTGGTTGGATGGTTTATACATGGGTGCCCCTTTCTATTTAGAGTACCTCCTGACATTTGAAGCAGGACAAGGGTTAGACGATGTGACGAGACAATTTATTCTGTCTAATCAACATACAAGGGATTCAGAAACGGGATTACTATATCACGCATGGGATGAACAACACATTCAACCCTGGTGTGATCCTCAGACCGGGTTATCAGCTAACTTTTGGGGACGCTCAATGGGTTGGTATCTCATGGCATTAGTTGATGTACTCGAATTGTTGCCGACTCAACACTCAGATTACGATAAACTGGTGACCATTTTACATGGCACTTTAATTGCTCTGAAGAAATTCCAAGATGCCAAAACAGGGGTATGGTACCAAGTAGTGGACCAAGGTGGGCGTAAAGGTAATTATTTGGAAGCCTCCGCTTCCTGCATGATTGTATATGCCATGGCAAAGGGGATTCGATTGGGTGTATTAGATGATAGTTGGTATGAAACATTAGACTCAGCATTTCTTGGGCTAATCATCGAATTTGTGCTTGAGACCAAAGAAGGATGGGTTAACTTAAATAAAAACTGCCAAGTAGCTGGTTTAGGTGGAGCCGATCAACGCGATGGTAGCTACGCCTATTATATAAGCGAACCTATCGTTACGAACGATCAAAAGGGAATCGGTGCCTTCTTGCAAGCTTGTGCTGAATACGAACAATTAAGAGATTAG
- a CDS encoding glycoside hydrolase family 28 protein has protein sequence MQIYNIEDFGARKDSGELATHAITAAIAAASEAGGGTVYVPSGTFLTGSIFLQSNIDLNLSPGAILSFSNNPLDFPVVENRWEGVKREVYAPCIYGKGLVNISITGSGTIDGNGAPWWYKFRNQPEELKYPRPTLIGFEGCKRVTLKDLTLTNSPSWTVNPIACFNVTIDNLSILNPADSPNTDGINPESCSNVRISNCNIDVGDDCIAIKAGTEDTKERIPCENITITNCTMVHGHGGVVLGSEMSGDIRNVTISNCVFKQTDRGIRMKSRRGRGGTIEDIRISNIVMEDVICPFTLNLYYFCGPRGKEQYVWDKNPYPITDETPCFRRIHYANITARNVHAAAGFIYGLAEQYISEITFTNIDISMANHAVPGHPDMLTGIEKMTNRGFYLGNVQDIQFHQVTIENHEGPAFCIENSEGVEIVSCRSKNTRKPEQLVEKVTVTALSSEQNRLQ, from the coding sequence ATGCAAATTTATAATATTGAAGATTTTGGTGCGCGTAAGGACAGTGGAGAGCTGGCGACCCACGCGATTACGGCTGCCATAGCAGCTGCAAGCGAGGCAGGTGGAGGAACGGTGTATGTACCATCGGGTACTTTTCTGACGGGCTCGATATTTTTACAAAGCAATATTGATTTGAACTTAAGTCCCGGAGCTATTCTTTCATTTAGTAACAACCCCTTAGATTTCCCCGTAGTGGAAAATAGATGGGAGGGTGTGAAGCGAGAAGTTTATGCACCTTGTATCTATGGAAAGGGTCTAGTTAATATATCGATTACTGGAAGCGGTACGATAGACGGAAATGGTGCTCCATGGTGGTATAAGTTCCGAAATCAACCGGAGGAGCTAAAGTATCCAAGGCCGACCTTAATTGGGTTTGAGGGTTGCAAGCGTGTAACACTCAAAGATTTGACACTCACCAATTCTCCGAGCTGGACTGTGAATCCCATAGCTTGCTTCAATGTTACGATTGATAATTTGTCGATTCTTAATCCTGCCGATTCTCCAAATACCGACGGTATTAATCCGGAGTCATGTTCTAATGTCCGCATTAGCAATTGTAATATTGATGTCGGTGATGACTGCATTGCGATCAAAGCGGGAACCGAAGACACCAAAGAGCGAATTCCTTGCGAGAATATCACGATTACCAACTGTACGATGGTTCATGGTCATGGGGGTGTCGTGCTTGGAAGCGAAATGAGCGGGGATATTCGCAATGTGACCATTAGTAACTGCGTATTCAAACAAACGGACCGTGGTATCCGTATGAAATCAAGACGGGGACGCGGAGGAACCATTGAGGATATTCGAATCAGCAATATTGTCATGGAAGATGTGATTTGTCCATTCACGCTAAATCTGTATTATTTTTGCGGCCCTCGTGGCAAAGAACAATATGTTTGGGATAAGAACCCTTATCCAATTACAGATGAAACGCCGTGCTTTAGGCGCATTCATTATGCCAATATCACTGCTCGTAACGTTCATGCTGCAGCAGGCTTCATCTATGGACTTGCAGAGCAATATATTTCCGAAATTACATTTACTAATATAGACATCTCGATGGCGAACCATGCGGTTCCGGGTCATCCCGATATGTTGACAGGCATCGAGAAAATGACCAACCGTGGATTTTACCTTGGCAATGTGCAGGATATTCAATTTCATCAGGTTACGATTGAAAATCATGAAGGTCCGGCTTTTTGCATTGAGAATAGTGAAGGTGTAGAAATTGTGAGTTGCCGGTCGAAGAACACAAGAAAACCCGAACAACTGGTAGAGAAAGTTACAGTTACAGCGCTGTCTTCAGAACAGAATAGGTTGCAGTAG
- a CDS encoding dienelactone hydrolase family protein, which produces MKSDKQLLLQLLGDLPTKKTISAKVLKDEVLDGYRLESILLDLNGMEQVPAYVAIPLKGEGPFPLVVFNHSHGGNYSNGRNEFVLSSAYLQQPSFAKTLTGMGYAACCIDMWGFNERGGKTESELVKEMLWQGQVLWGMMLYDNQRLVDYMCQREDIDAARIATIGMSMGGLMAWWLAALDERIGVIIDICGQVDAHTLIAKRGLDHHGFYSYVPGLLKHFTTLDIQKMIAPRPRMSLVGKSDRLCPLEGVEHLAAGLSEAYRDVGKPEHWQPVVTIGGHMETLEMRVTWQQFLSEHL; this is translated from the coding sequence ATGAAATCCGACAAACAGCTACTGCTACAGTTGTTAGGAGATCTCCCTACTAAGAAGACGATTTCAGCTAAAGTTTTGAAAGATGAGGTACTAGACGGGTATCGGCTTGAATCGATCTTATTGGATTTGAATGGGATGGAGCAGGTACCTGCCTATGTAGCCATTCCATTAAAGGGAGAAGGTCCGTTTCCGCTTGTTGTCTTTAACCATTCACATGGGGGAAATTATTCGAATGGACGAAATGAGTTTGTCCTGAGTAGTGCTTATTTGCAACAACCTTCATTCGCAAAGACCCTCACGGGGATGGGTTATGCGGCTTGTTGTATCGACATGTGGGGGTTCAATGAACGTGGTGGTAAAACGGAAAGTGAGCTAGTCAAGGAAATGCTGTGGCAGGGCCAAGTGTTATGGGGAATGATGCTGTACGATAATCAGAGGTTGGTCGATTATATGTGTCAGCGTGAGGATATTGATGCCGCCCGAATAGCTACAATTGGCATGTCTATGGGTGGATTAATGGCGTGGTGGTTGGCTGCATTGGATGAACGAATTGGGGTTATTATCGATATTTGCGGACAAGTGGATGCCCACACATTAATTGCCAAACGGGGATTGGATCATCACGGGTTCTATTCTTATGTTCCCGGTTTATTGAAGCATTTTACAACACTGGATATTCAAAAAATGATCGCTCCTCGACCTCGAATGAGTCTAGTGGGCAAAAGTGATCGGTTGTGTCCTCTAGAAGGTGTCGAACATTTGGCGGCAGGTCTGTCGGAAGCATACCGGGATGTAGGAAAACCTGAACATTGGCAACCTGTTGTTACTATTGGCGGGCATATGGAAACGTTAGAAATGCGGGTCACATGGCAGCAATTTTTGTCTGAGCACCTGTAA